Proteins encoded within one genomic window of Humulus lupulus chromosome 1, drHumLupu1.1, whole genome shotgun sequence:
- the LOC133779107 gene encoding uncharacterized protein LOC133779107 has translation MVSRNYRPSIEKYSIDLNRETSSTSISETQPEHCAEGLENIILHNEDESRHKGKVKWSKEATILLISGWLNTSKDAIVGNDQTSTHFWARIADYFNTNQKDCWRLLKVEPKWNTMYQPTCGKRTKVSESGAFTSSSNADISDDEVREVRPTGQKATKRKGKEKKNTHARFIEISERKTVALEKLVAIKEKEAEDNKIKGYMDYLIMDTSHMTPEQKKNHEAMCTYIKTNILKL, from the exons ATGGTTTCAAGAAATTATAGGCCTAGTATAGAAAAGTATAGTATTGATTTGAATCGCGAAACATCGTCAACATCTATCTCTGAAACCCAACCTGAACATTGTGCTGAAGGGTTGGAAAATATTATTCTACACAATGAAGATGAATCAAGGCATAAAGGTAAAGTCAAATGGAGCAAGGAAGCAACTATACTTCTTATAAGTGGATGGCTTAATACATCTAAGGATGCCATTGTGGGGAATGACCAGACTTCTACACATTTCTGGGCTCGAATCGCAGATTACTTCAACACCAACCAAAAAG ACTGTTGGAGATTGCTAAAGGTTGAGCCGAAATGGAATACAATGTACCAACCAACATGTGGTAAGAGAACAAAGGTGTCAGAATCAGGGGCATTTACTTCATCTTCTAATGCAGACATCAGCGACGATGAAGTACGTGAAGTACGCCCTACTGGCCAAAAGGCAACAaagagaaaaggaaaggaaaaaaaaaacacacatgcTAGATTTATAGAGATTAGTGAACGAAAAACAGTTGCATTAGAGAAATTGGTGGCGATAAAGGAGAAAGAGGCAGAAGATAATAAGATTAAAGGATATATGGATTATCTCATCATGGACACATCGCATATGACTCCTGAGCAAAAGAAAAATCATGAAGCCATGTGTACTTATATTAAGACTAATATCCTAAAGTTGTAA
- the LOC133779113 gene encoding protein RALF-like 34, with translation MASLKFSVLCFAIAAVVLCPVEAQLDDTSLKLMTDAFEWPTTMSLYDELAEDDGGFVDRRSLFWRKTHYYISYGALSANRIPCPPRSGRSYYTHNCFKARGPVHPYSRGCSTISRCRR, from the coding sequence ATGGCTTCTCTCAAGTTTTCGGTACTCTGTTTCGCTATAGCCGCCGTCGTTTTATGCCCCGTGGAGGCCCAGCTCGACGACACGAGCTTGAAGCTAATGACAGACGCTTTCGAATGGCCGACGACAATGTCTCTCTACGACGAGTTAGCCGAGGACGACGGCGGCTTCGTCGACCGCAGATCTCTGTTCTGGAGGAAAACCCACTACTATATTTCGTACGGAGCCCTATCCGCGAACAGAATCCCGTGCCCGCCACGCTCCGGTAGGTCTTACTACACCCATAACTGCTTCAAAGCTAGAGGCCCAGTTCACCCTTACAGCAGAGGCTGTTCCACAATCAGCCGTTGCCGCCGCTGA